Genomic segment of Hydra vulgaris chromosome 08, alternate assembly HydraT2T_AEP:
AATCGGAACTCACAATAACCTCCACATTACAAAGAGCTAGAGGAATGCTCAATGAAAGTGGTTCATCGGGTATTTTTAGGCGCCTTAATAGAAACGATAGATTAAGGTCGTCAGCACCATACAGTAGCAATATAGGCAACCACATAGGcaatcaaaataaatcaaagaaaatgACAAAAACATTAGAATTTGCACTAATTTTATCTACAGAAAATGATGAAGAACAATTCCTAAAATAGGATTCTGTAATTACAAATGGAATTTTGATTATCAATGAATTCGATAGTGAACAAATAATAAGAGAGAAAATAAAGGAGTCGTTGCATGAAAAATTTCCTTTGCTGGGTTCAGATGAATTCGATTTTGTTAAAGTATCacgaaaaaaaatatcaaaattaaataaatgctCAAATATTGATTAATCATAtgatgttgtaaaaaaactagCTGGACAAGGGCTTTTATATTTACAGCTAAAAAAACGATGCAATGATCATCAAATGATCATTCCAACGGAAGTTATTGAAATTCCATCAGCTTCATTTGTATCAAAAAGTTCACAACTAATAGATCAAGAAGATGTTAATGAAGTTGATATACAGGAAATAAAAGAACTTACATCAGCTTCATTTGTAGCAAAAGGTTcagttgataaaaatatatatattgaaattgattttgaaaaccaaaaaattaaggaaattaaagaaaataatcttCAGGATCCAATAGAAATTTTAAGGTTTCTTCAAAAAACAATGATCAAGGGCAGAGTTCAAGATATAGAAAACATTGATGAAAACATGGATAAAGATTCTGAGACAAACTTTATTTGTATCGAtcgacaaaatattttaatgtcaaCATTTGCTGAATTAAAATccgttgaaaattttttaattacatttgaaGTTGACTTTATGGGAGAACGAGCTAAGGATTATGGTGGTCCAAGGAGAGAGTGGATACGAGAATGCAATAGAATGATTAAAGAGAGATTATTTGATAGTGGTTTGAGAGAACTCTTTGCTGAGGAATATTACTTTGTAGGTTTGTTAATTGGTATTGCACTCTTTCAAGGAGGGCAGCTACCAACATATTTACCAGACAGCATCATTATTAAGATCACCGAAAATACAGCAGATATTTGTATATCTAATATACAAAAAggtttaaacaagtttaatttgATAAGGTTTTTCAAAGAGTTTCCACAATTACTTGAATTATTAAGACCTTCAAAAGTACAATTCACAgcaaaaatgcttttaaaattattgaagcCAAAATTTTCATCAGAAGGGTCGACAgctttagttaaagaaaaagagattTATTCTATGTTTGTGAAATATGTCAGAgaggtaagttttttttaaatgtaaaacagtGATCACTGTGATGTTTTAGATGTTAcatataatgtattatttaggTTGCCAGTGGTAGAAGAGAGTGTGTTTCATTGGCAAATATTCTTTCTTTCGTCACTGGAGCTTCAGAAGAGCCTCTACTTGGGTTTGCATTGCAACCGTCTGTTGAATTTATTCCTACTATTGAAGCTGATGAAAAAGTAAAAGatctattatatttaataaaatagtagtatttaactgaaagattttgctcatactcaaaataaatatcggaataatttatttcattcaaatttaGTTCGTTATCGgaaactaaattataatttgaaagatgtatattattaaaatattatttttatagtctGTCAAGTCATGTTATCCAGCTACTGGTAATATTTAATCTAGTACAACCTGATTCATGTTAACATCAGGAAGGgcatttaattgtaaaaatgttgctttaacTTTTCTATAATGGTTTTTAAGTGTCACTATGAagtggtttggatggttcttcATAGTTTATGGTTTTTAGATTTCTTCATAATACAAAacttgcaaaattaaaaaacgtaaaaaagggCAACTTTGGCCCTGCATGTTTCTGCATGACTTTGTTtcacaatatatattttgttttaaaatgtttatattctCTACCATAACAGTGTTCCCACAGTACTGCAATGTCCGGGACTAGTATCCTAGAAAGTCCTgggatttttctttttttttctcaaaaatccTGGAAAAGCCCTGGAATTTTTAAAGTGTAGGGGAAGTTCGTGTACCTAGGGCCACGTATTTTCAACGTCAAAGTTTAATGCTCCGCACTTgtctaaaaattgtaaaactgaTATGATCAAATGTATATACCAATTACTTTCTATTGATATAAGTATAttgacttaaataaaaaagttccgCCATATAGAGgggtttgaaaaaaattggcCATTGGTACAgtgagcttttttttaattgtatccaATTTAATTGTAGACCAATTGTGGCCAATTTTTAATTGGCCACCAGCTATTGTACCTAGGATAATTTAGGTGCAAAGTGGGACAAAACCACCCCAGTTTACTTTAATTAGTGTGATTTCTATAATAagctaaaaacataaacaagaaTAATTTGCaagatcttgaaatttttttaataaatatgcaaAAATGTGTGTAAAAAAACTCTATGCTTGGATTTATGatgtaatttttcaaaaaatatttgaaggttattttcataaaaaattgtttttttaaataaaaataataaaactagaCATTCTTAAGTGTTGcaagttataataatatttttatttttgttcatttatagGATCAGAAGACACATGAAGCATTTATGTATATACCAACTGCACATACTTGCTCTAATTGTTTAGTTTTGCCGCGTGGCTCGCTGCTATGCAAGCTTCCAGCTAATAACGACCTTTTTGATGTTTATGACATGGCAtttactaataacttttttggaaCAATATGATTTTGCAATATGTTTGATGATATTTTTACATGTTCATATATGAAGTCTTACcaagtaatataatatttgcGAGAAAcgctaatctttttttttccaagtcTCTGGTTTaccctttaaaaatattaagagacCGTCTAGAACgaatgcaaaaatttaaaaagtaaccCTATTATGGATAATTTCCATTTAGTAGCAAATGAATATATTGCTTGATTTGAATATAGGCTCAAAACGAATTACatggaagtaaaaaaatatagtac
This window contains:
- the LOC136084064 gene encoding uncharacterized protein LOC136084064; the protein is MIIPTEVIEIPSASFVSKSSQLIDQEDVNEVDIQEIKELTSASFVAKGSVDKNIYIEIDFENQKIKEIKENNLQDPIEILRFLQKTMIKGRVQDIENIDENMDKDSETNFICIDRQNILMSTFAELKSVENFLITFEVDFMGERAKDYGGPRREWIRECNRMIKERLFDSGLRELFAEEYYFVGLLIGIALFQGGQLPTYLPDSIIIKITENTADICISNIQKGLNKFNLIRFFKEFPQLLELLRPSKVQFTAKMLLKLLKPKFSSEGSTALVKEKEIYSMFVKYVREVASGRRECVSLANILSFVTGASEEPLLGFALQPSVEFIPTIEADEKDQKTHEAFMYIPTAHTCSNCLVLPRGSLLCKLPANNDLFDVYDMAFTNNFFGTI